Part of the Geitlerinema sp. PCC 9228 genome, TGTGTATAAATCACATTTGAGATAGAGGAGTGGGAGGAGTGGGAGGAGTGGGAGGAGTGGGAGGAGTGGGAGGAGTGGGAGGAGGGGGAGGAGGGGGAGGAGGGGAAAACCACAAGAAGTTTTCGCCTTAGCCTGGGGGATTATCGGGTCTTCGCAGTACGGATTTGGTATGAAGCGATCGCTCTTTTATATAAATACAAAAAAGCGATCGCTTTTCGGAACGCTGGGAGCAATTGGGAAAGCCAAGCTATCCCCCGATCGAACTATAGCAATCAAACGGCAAGTTCTGTATGATACGGATTCAGGAAAAACTTGCCCTCAACTTACCGAAGGGAGCGATCGCAATTTTTGCCCAAAAAATCATCAAAAAAATAGGGAAAGGAGGAAATCTGTCCTTCCCAACCTTTCCCTAGTGAGAGCTATATCAAATTACGCTCGAAAGCAACTTACTCGATACCTTCGATCTTATCTTCTACCTCTTGGTACAGCTCCCGCAACATTTCCAAATTCGACTCGCTGGTATCCCAGTAGCCGCGACCGTTGGCTTCCAACAACGTCGTCACCATGCGGCGGAACGAATTGGGATTCATATTCATCAAACGCTCCCGCATCTGTTCGTCTTTAATGAAGGTCTCGTTGGCTTCTTCGTACACCCAGTTATCCACAGCATTGCCAGTTGCAGACCAACCCATGGTATTCACCAGGCGCTTGGAAAGCTCCCGAACACCTTCGTAACCGTGAGATAGCATCCCCTCATACCACTTAGGATTCAGCAACTTGGTACGGGTATCCAAACGCACCGTTTCCGATAGGGTACGCACTTGTGCGTTGGCTGTGGTGGTATCCGCCATGTAAGCCGACGGTTGCTTGCCACCGCGCAGCGAAGAAACCACCTTCGTCGGATCGGAATCGAAATAGTGGGAAACATCCGTCAAGCTGATTTCCGAAGAATCCAGGTTTTGGAAGGTCGCATCCGCCGTTTTCAAGCTCGATTCAAACAACTCGCGGTTTTCCTTCATCATGCCCGGATTGTCGGAGTCAAACGCAAACGACTTGCGCTTGAGATACATTTCCTGCAACTCCGACTCGTCTTCCCAACTGCTGTTTTCCACCGCTAGGTTGACGTTGGCAGCGTAGGAACCGGAAGCATTGGAGAATACCCGCGTTGCCGCCTCGCGCACATTCACGCCCAACTCTTCTGCTTGTTGCAGAGCATGCTTGCGCACGAAGTTCCATTCTTCGGGTTCGTCAGCTTCAGCAGCAATTTTCACTGCCCGATCCAGCAGCGCCATTTGATTGATAAACAAATCGCGGAACACGCCGGAACAGTTAATCACCACGTCTACGCGCGGGCGACCCAACTCTTCTAGAGGAATCAAATCCAACTTGTTAATCCGACCCAAGGAATCGGGTACTGGCTTGACACCAATCATCCACATTACCTGGGCGAGGGATTCGCCGTAGGTCTTGATGTTGTCGGTTCCCCAAAGCATGAAGGAGATGGTTTCCGGTAGCTGACCGTCGTTTTCTGCACGGTAGCGGTCCAGCAATCCATCTACGACCACTTTTGCCGACTTCACAGCGGCAGAAGTAGGAATACCTTGGGGATCCAAGGCGTGCATGTTCTTGCCGGTGGGCAGTACGTTGGGATTGCGGATGGGATCGCCACCAGGTCCGGGGAGAATGTACTCTCCTTCCAACGCCCGCAGCAGCGAACCCAGTTCGTTATCCGCACAAATCTGTTCCAGACAGTATTCTAGATATTCAAACAGGGGTTTGGTTTCTTCTGGGTCCACATTGCAGAAACCAGCGTCAATGAGCGCTTCCATCCAAGGATTGCGCTTGCGCATGTTGAAGAAATTCAGCTTGGTGACCTGGGAAATCCGACCGTCGGCGTCTTCTTGCTGTCGGACCAAAGCCGTGACCGCTTGCCGGGTCGCTTCGGTGATGTCTTGCAGCAACTGCACATCTTCCAAAACGCCCAGGTTGTTGTTGCGGTAGATGTCGTCAATGTCGCGGTTGATGCTTTCTGCAATGGCGCGCGGCAAGGACTTGATGCCCTCTTCTTCACGATCCAAGCTGGCAATGCTTACCAACGTGGCAATGGCTTCTTCCGATGTTGGTGGTTTGCCTACCACGTGCAAGCCACAGGGCAGCAACCGGGAGGAAATCTCCATCAATTTGCTGTAGACTTTGCCAATAAAGCGATCGCATTCTTCCACTTCCATCTCGGAAGCATCTTTTTCCGGCAGGGGAACATCCTGTTCCAAATTCACCAACCGGCATTTTTCCACAATTGTATTCACAATCTGAATCCGGCGACCGCTTTCTTTGAGATTTTGATAAGAACCAATCAGTTCTTCCAACTCTTGCAAGCCTTTGTACAAACCTGCATTCTCTGCCGGTGGCGTCAGATAAGAAATTGTCTCCGCATAGCTGCGCCGCTTGGCAATGGTCGCCTCGGAAGGATTGTTGGCTGCGTAGTAATAGATGTTGGGAATGTTGCCAATGAGATTGTCTGGATAGCAAGACCCAGACATGCCCATTTGTTTGCCAGGCATGAACTCCAGCGAACCGTGGGTGCCAAAGTGCAGCACCGCATCAGCCCCCCAAACTTTTTCTAAGAACGTATAGTAGGCAGCAAAACCATGGTGGGGACTGGCAGAACGGCTAAACAGCAACCGCATGGGGTCGCCTTCGTAGCCAAATGTCGGTTGCACGCCGATGAAGAGATTGCCGAACTCTTTTCCGTAGATCAGCAGGTTTTCGCCGTCGGTATTCAGTTCTCCTGGTGGCGGTCCCCAGTTTTCGTGCAGGCGTTCTGAATAGGGGGTGAGCGCTTCGTACTCCCGAACCGGCATGCGATAGGCAACATTGAGTTCGGGA contains:
- a CDS encoding magnesium chelatase subunit H, producing the protein MFTYVKSTIRHIEPDNLAGRSLIRVVYVVLEPQYQSALSEAVRSINKNHPHVAVEVSGYLIEELRDSDNYEEFKNEVAKANIFIGSLIFIEDLADKVVEAVSPHRESLDAAVVFPSMPQVMRLNKLGSFSMAQLGQSKSAIAQFMRKRKNQSGSSFQDGMLKLLQTLPKVLKYLPMDKAQDARNFMLSFQYWLGGSPDNLENFLLMLADKYVNKTELPENYKYQEPVVYPDMGIWHPLAPKMFEDVSEYLQWHNSRDDISDELKDPLAPCIGLVLQRTHLVTGDDAHYVAVVQEIEAMGGRVIPIFAGGLDFSKPVDAYFWNPYQKEGHQNPLVDVVVSLTGFALVGGPARQDHPKAIESLKRLGRPYMVSLPLVFQTTEEWEESDLGLHPVQVALQIAIPELDGAIEPIILSGRDGATGRAIALQDRVEAVAHRALKWANLRSKPKVDKKIAITIFSFPPDKGNVGSAAYLDVFASIYEVMKALKNNGYDIENFPESSEDLMQQVLHDFTAQYASPELNVAYRMPVREYEALTPYSERLHENWGPPPGELNTDGENLLIYGKEFGNLFIGVQPTFGYEGDPMRLLFSRSASPHHGFAAYYTFLEKVWGADAVLHFGTHGSLEFMPGKQMGMSGSCYPDNLIGNIPNIYYYAANNPSEATIAKRRSYAETISYLTPPAENAGLYKGLQELEELIGSYQNLKESGRRIQIVNTIVEKCRLVNLEQDVPLPEKDASEMEVEECDRFIGKVYSKLMEISSRLLPCGLHVVGKPPTSEEAIATLVSIASLDREEEGIKSLPRAIAESINRDIDDIYRNNNLGVLEDVQLLQDITEATRQAVTALVRQQEDADGRISQVTKLNFFNMRKRNPWMEALIDAGFCNVDPEETKPLFEYLEYCLEQICADNELGSLLRALEGEYILPGPGGDPIRNPNVLPTGKNMHALDPQGIPTSAAVKSAKVVVDGLLDRYRAENDGQLPETISFMLWGTDNIKTYGESLAQVMWMIGVKPVPDSLGRINKLDLIPLEELGRPRVDVVINCSGVFRDLFINQMALLDRAVKIAAEADEPEEWNFVRKHALQQAEELGVNVREAATRVFSNASGSYAANVNLAVENSSWEDESELQEMYLKRKSFAFDSDNPGMMKENRELFESSLKTADATFQNLDSSEISLTDVSHYFDSDPTKVVSSLRGGKQPSAYMADTTTANAQVRTLSETVRLDTRTKLLNPKWYEGMLSHGYEGVRELSKRLVNTMGWSATGNAVDNWVYEEANETFIKDEQMRERLMNMNPNSFRRMVTTLLEANGRGYWDTSESNLEMLRELYQEVEDKIEGIE